The Pseudomonas solani genome segment CAGTTCGACGGTGTCGGCCAGCGCCGGCATCGGGGCCGAAGCGGCCAGCACGGCCAGGGTCAGGTGGTTGAGCTTGAATCGGGGTTGCATGTCGAGCACTCCTGTTGCAAGGGCGAGCGCAGGACAGCAGGCGGGACGAACGGCTCGTGGCGGGTGGGCCATGGAGCCTGGAACCATTCGGCATGCCCCGCAGTCCGCGCGGGTCGGCGCAAATGGTATTTATTCCTATTTGAGAGTAAAGCTCATTTACAATCTATACAGTTGCCAACCGCAGGTTCAGGCGCAGCCCTTCGCCAGTATTCTCCGCCCATAGGTCGCCGCCTTGGGAGCGCATGGCGCCCCGCGCGATGGCTAGGCCGAGGCCGAATCCCTCGCCGCCCGGGCGCGCCGCGCAGAGCCGCGTGAAGGGGCGGAAGATGGTTTCCAGTTGGCCGTCGCCGACGCCGCCGCCCTGGTCCTCCAGCCACAGCTCCCAGTAACCGTCCTGCAGTTGCCCACCGAGGCGGATCACCCCGCCCGGCGGTGAATGGCGGATGGCGTTGCGCAGGATGTTCTCCAACGCCTGGGCGAAACCATTGAGGTTGCCCAGCACCCGGCACTCCGGCCCCAGGTCGCACACCAGCTGCCGGGCCGGCCAGCCGCTCTCGTAGCAGGCGTTCTCGCAGATCACACCCCACAGCGAGCGCACCTCAATCTCCTCCAGGGGCAGCTGTGGGCGCTCGGTGTCCAGCCAGACCAGTTCCAGGGTGTCGTCCACCAGTTGCTGCATGCACTGCACCTCGCGCTCCAGGCGTTGGCGCAGGCCTTCCACGTCCAGCTCGCTCTCCCCCGCCACGCGCAGGCGGCTGAGGGGGGTGCGCAGTTCGTGGGACAGGTCGCGCAGCAGCTGGCGCTGGAAGGACACGGTGTTCTCCAGGCGCCCGGCCATGTGGTCGAAGGCGCGGGCCAGCTCGCCCAGCTCGTCGCGACGGCGGCTGACGCTGGGGGCCACGCGGGTGGACAACTGGTCGCCACGCAGCGCGTTGGCCTGTTCGCGCAGATGGCGCAACGGCGAGATCAGCAGGCGGTAGAGCAGCAGGCACAGCAGCAGCGCTAGCAAACCGGGGACCACCTTCTGCGCAAGGAAGAACAGCACCGGGCGCGGCCCCCAGGGGCTGAAGCGCTCGGGCAGCAGCATCACCAGCTGCGCACGCCCCTCGTCGAAGGGGATGCTCAGGGTGCGCGGCTCAGCCGACTGGCGCCCCATCGGCCACTCCAGACGACGCATGAAACTCAGGCGCTGGCGCTGGTCATCGGTGATGGCGCGGCTGCCGAGAGGGAACAGGTGCGCATCGAGCAGCAACGCCCAGCTGCCTTCGCGCTGCTCCAGGCTTGCCTGGAAGGCGTCGACACCCGCGGCACCGCCCTGCTTCCAGGCCAGCTCGGCCTCCTGTGCATAGCCCCGCAGCACCTGGCGGGCATCATCGGAGAGGAAGGAGGTGCGCTGGCCGATCATCTGGCCGAACGACAGCGTCAGGGCGATCATCACCAGGCAGAAGCCGACGAGGATGATCGCCAGCTTCCAGAACAGCGAATGGCGGCCAGGCATCAGCTTTTCCCGTTGGTCAGCACATAGCCCTTGCCCCAGACGGTCTCGAGCCGCCAATCGGCATAGTCGAGCCGCGCCAGCTTGCGGCGGATGTGGCTGACGTGCATGTCCAGGCTGCGGTCGTGCTGCGAATAGGCGCGATGCAGCACATGCTGATAGAGGAAGGCCTTGCTCAGCGCCTCTTCCATGTGCCGCGAGAAGGTCACCAACAGGCGGAATTCGGTAGGCGTCAGATCAGCCCACTGGCCTTTGTAGACGACGTCCGAGCGCGCTTCGTCGAACTTCAGCTCAAGCTCTTCGCTGGGCTGCTCGGGTTCGCGGCGCTCATAGGCCACGCGACGCAGCACCGCATCCACCCGCACCTGCATCTCCACCATGCTGAAGGGCTTGGGCAGGTAGTCGTCGGCGCCCTGGTTGAAACCGGCGATGCGATCCTGCTCGGCGCCCAGCGCCGACATCAGGATCACCGGCACGCCACGGCGACGGCGCAGCTCGGCGAGCACTTCCAGGCCACTGCGGCCGGGCAGCAGGATGTCCATGAGGATCAGGTCGAAATCCTCGGCGCAGGCCAGGCCCAGTCCCTCGTCGCCGTTCTGCCGCAAGGTCACGTCGAAGCCGCGACGGCCCAGATGATCACAGAGGTGAGCAGCCAGTACGGGATCGTCCTCGATGGCGAGGATGCGGGCGCTCTGAGGAGTACTGCCGTTCATGGGAACCACCAGCAAATGCGAATAATTCGTTAATAGAATCGCATTTTGGCAAATTGCAA includes the following:
- a CDS encoding sensor histidine kinase, whose protein sequence is MPGRHSLFWKLAIILVGFCLVMIALTLSFGQMIGQRTSFLSDDARQVLRGYAQEAELAWKQGGAAGVDAFQASLEQREGSWALLLDAHLFPLGSRAITDDQRQRLSFMRRLEWPMGRQSAEPRTLSIPFDEGRAQLVMLLPERFSPWGPRPVLFFLAQKVVPGLLALLLCLLLYRLLISPLRHLREQANALRGDQLSTRVAPSVSRRRDELGELARAFDHMAGRLENTVSFQRQLLRDLSHELRTPLSRLRVAGESELDVEGLRQRLEREVQCMQQLVDDTLELVWLDTERPQLPLEEIEVRSLWGVICENACYESGWPARQLVCDLGPECRVLGNLNGFAQALENILRNAIRHSPPGGVIRLGGQLQDGYWELWLEDQGGGVGDGQLETIFRPFTRLCAARPGGEGFGLGLAIARGAMRSQGGDLWAENTGEGLRLNLRLATV
- a CDS encoding response regulator transcription factor, whose translation is MNGSTPQSARILAIEDDPVLAAHLCDHLGRRGFDVTLRQNGDEGLGLACAEDFDLILMDILLPGRSGLEVLAELRRRRGVPVILMSALGAEQDRIAGFNQGADDYLPKPFSMVEMQVRVDAVLRRVAYERREPEQPSEELELKFDEARSDVVYKGQWADLTPTEFRLLVTFSRHMEEALSKAFLYQHVLHRAYSQHDRSLDMHVSHIRRKLARLDYADWRLETVWGKGYVLTNGKS